The Danio rerio strain Tuebingen ecotype United States chromosome 20, GRCz12tu, whole genome shotgun sequence genome contains the following window.
gtgtgtgtgtgtgtgtattagtgctgtcaaaattaacacatgcaatatgtcaaaattaacacgtaataaatatggctgtcaaaattggatcttgatggtttattgtgggcatgttgtttacatgaagaaatctgtgttacaagtttaacaaatgtatgtatgtatgtatgcatgtatatatacatgCAAGTATGTAATATACATGTATAATATACATAGTAAATAcactttaaattgtttttttgaaACGGGAATAATCATCAACACAACACCAGACACAAACTTCAACACTTTTGAAACAGACGATTAAGCAGATAAACACaacacactgtttttttttttgtacaacacAACTTTATTGAACATGAACATATGATTGTCTTTCCCTCTCTTCATGCAGCTTCGGCCATCTTCGACCATTCTTTTCCATCTCCTCACTTTCGTTTTCTTTCACCGCCTCCTCTTCCACACTGCAGTTTCTTGGCCTCCTCCTTCttctccttttctttttctctttcattTCTTCCATGTTCTCCTCTATTTCAATGTCTTTCATCTCTTTCTCCTCTGCGTTCTTTTCCACCTCCTCACTTTCGTTTTCTTTCACCGCCTCCTCTTCCACACTGCAGTTTCTtggcctcctccttctcctccttttcttttttactttctcCTCTTCCATGTTCTCCTCTATTTCAATGTCTTTCATCTCTTTCTCCTCTGCGTTCTTTTCCACCTCCTCACTTTCATTTTCTTTCGCCGCCTCCTCTTCCACACTGCAGTTTCttggcctcctcctcctcctcctcttctttttcACTTTCTCCTCTTCCATGTTCTCCTCTATTTCAATGTCATTCATCTCTTTCTCCTCTGCGTTCTTTTCCACCTCCtcactttcattttctttcaCCGCCTCCTCTTCCACACTGCAGTTTCttggcctcctcctcctcctccttttctttttcactttctccTCTTCCATGTTCTCCTCTATTTCAATGTCTTTCATCTCTTTCTCCTCTGCGTTCTTTTCCACCTCCtcactttcattttctttcaCCGCCTCCTCTTCCACACTGCAGTTTCttggcctcctcctcctcctccttttctttttcactttctccTCTTCCATGTTCTCCTCTATTTCAATGTCTTTCATCTCTTTCTCCTCTGCGTTCTTTTCCACCTCCTCACTTTCATTTTCTTTCGCCGCCTCCTCTTCCACACTGCAGTTTCttggcctcctcctcctcctccttttctttttcactttctccTCTTCCATGTTCTCCTCTATTTCAATGTCATTCATCTCTTTCTCTTCGTTCTTTTCCACCTcctcacttttgttttctttcaccGCCTCCTCTTCCACACTGCAGTTTCTTggcctccttctcctcctccttttctttttcactttctccTCTTCCATGTTCTCCTCATCCTTTGGCTTCTCTTCATTTATGTTCTCTTTCTCCATCTCCTTCTGTTCAATCAccacctcctcctctttctcctccacCCTCTCCTCCTCTATTTTCCTCCTCCTCCAAAACTCCTCCTCTGACAATCGGCtgctaatgtttttcttttttctctttcgcTTCCCTTCCTCCTCTGGCTTCCCTTCATTTGTGTTATCTTTCTCTTTCTCCTTCCCCTCCTCCAGTTCAATCAccacctcctcctctttctccaaAATCTCATCTTCTTCTTTTGTCACTTTCTCCACCttctccaccacctcctccttcTGTATCATCTCCTTCTCTTCTTCCACTTTCACCATCATTTTCTGATAGACCTCATTCTCGTAGTCTGTTAAAAAAGAAACGATTGCAGTTTGCACATAGGAGAGGTTAAACTCCAGATGAAGGAGATTGTGAAAACAGTTTATTTCTAACATTATAGTCTTTAGATGCAGTAGATAAAATGTTTAGATGCAGAAACCATCATTTACCATCAGAGGATGAAAGTTGAAACGGCTCATTTCTTGGAGAGAAGCAAAACCATTTTAGGGCAGCTCTGATAAAAGAGCCAACCCtgctcttctttttctttttttgcttctcCACCTTGTCCTTCTcatctgttaaaagagaaatgGTTGCACAAAATGTATACATAAACATTAAGAAGTTATTGTAGCTAAACTAAGGTTACCACAaattcaccattttttttttgctgcactaAACGTACTTTAACTATGAAATTTcccattttttgtattttattatcatttattttaattaattttaataacattatattttttattttcacgtTAATATAACTGGTCTGTGCACCAAACAATCTAAAAAAATGCATGTTCagtgcactttttaaaaatagaaattaaatacTTCAATTTAACAAAGGATTTTAGACTAAAGTTGAATCAGACAAGCTGAAAATGAGATGCAACATTCATTTACACAAAGCATTTCATTAAGATGCACTTGAATGCAATAATAGCCTAATaatatttgagaaaataaataccAATTCATAAAAGGACCGCAATATGTAACATT
Protein-coding sequences here:
- the si:dkey-6f10.3 gene encoding uncharacterized protein si:dkey-6f10.3 isoform X2, with translation MEVEISCKITKRQKKAQQGKERPGNGTNNEKDKVEKQKKKKKSRVGSFIRAALKWFCFSPRNEPFQLSSSDDYENEVYQKMMVKVEEEKEMIQKEEVVEKVEKVTKEEDEILEKEEEVVIEQKEMEKENINEEKPKDEENMEEEKVKKKRRRRRRPRNCSVEEEAVKENKSEEVEKNEEKEMNDIEIEENMEEEKVKKKRRRRRRPRNCSVEEEAAKENESEEVEKNAEEKEMKDIEIEENMEEEKVKKKRRRRRRPRNCSVEEEAVKENESEEVEKNAEEKEMKDIEIEENMEEEKVKKKRRRRRRPRNCSVEEEAVKENESEEVEKNAEEKEMNDIEIEENMEEEKVKKKRRRRRRPRNCSVEEEAAKENESEEVEKNAEEKEMKDIEIEENMEEEKVKKKRRRRRRPRNCSVEEEAVKENESEEVEKNAEEKEMKDIEIEENMEEMKEKKKRRRRRRPRNCSVEEEAVKENESEEMEKNGRRWPKLHEERERQSYVHVQ
- the si:dkey-6f10.3 gene encoding uncharacterized protein si:dkey-6f10.3 isoform X1 — translated: MEVEISCKITKRQKKAQQGKERPGNGTNNEKDKVEKQKKKKKSRVGSFIRAALKWFCFSPRNEPFQLSSSDDYENEVYQKMMVKVEEEKEMIQKEEVVEKVEKVTKEEDEILEKEEEVVIELEEGKEKEKDNTNEGKPEEEGKRKRKKKNISSRLSEEEFWRRRKIEEERVEEKEEEVVIEQKEMEKENINEEKPKDEENMEEEKVKKKRRRRRRPRNCSVEEEAVKENKSEEVEKNEEKEMNDIEIEENMEEEKVKKKRRRRRRPRNCSVEEEAAKENESEEVEKNAEEKEMKDIEIEENMEEEKVKKKRRRRRRPRNCSVEEEAVKENESEEVEKNAEEKEMKDIEIEENMEEEKVKKKRRRRRRPRNCSVEEEAVKENESEEVEKNAEEKEMNDIEIEENMEEEKVKKKRRRRRRPRNCSVEEEAAKENESEEVEKNAEEKEMKDIEIEENMEEEKVKKKRRRRRRPRNCSVEEEAVKENESEEVEKNAEEKEMKDIEIEENMEEMKEKKKRRRRRRPRNCSVEEEAVKENESEEMEKNGRRWPKLHEERERQSYVHVQ